The Candidatus Edwardsbacteria bacterium nucleotide sequence ACCTTCAGATAAAATTCACCAAAACCCAGTTCTGGACATATTTTGACGATGTTTTGATCCATCAAAGCAATAATATCCCATATCATGATGGCCAGCTTTTGTTGTGCGTCGGCGAACGCAATACCGCACAGTTCAGCGATTTCAGGCTTTACCGATCGGAAGAGACGACATGAATATCCCTAACATCCTCTCTCTGTTGCGCATCGCCCTGATGCCGGCGGTATTGCTCTGCCTCAAGGAAGAAAAAACACTGCCCCTTCTGATACTGATGCTACTGGCGGTGGCCACCGATTATTTTGACGGATTCCTGGCCCGGAAGCTGGGCAAAATATCTTCTATGGGCAAGATCCTCGATCCTCTGGCCGACAAGATCTGCCTGGACTCGATGGTCTTTGCCCTTTCCCTGTGGCGGGGCTTCCCCTGGTGGGCCACCGGGTTGATAATATTGCGCGATGTTTTGATACTGACCGGCGGCCTGATGATGATCAACAAAACCAAAGAAATTCCCGTCTCCAACTGGCCGGGAAAATTTGCGGTCACTTTTCTTTCGGCCGCCATATTTCTTTATGTGCTCAACTGGCAGCCCTGGGGCCTGTATCTGCTGTATGTTTCGCTTTTACTGATTCTGGCATCGGGGATGCTATATCTTCGCACCCTTCGTGCCAGTCATTGCGAGAGAACATCGAAGAATGGCAAATGAAGCAATCTACACAAGGCCTCACCCTTTAGGGCAGCTGATCTCTGGCTAGCTTAAATGGGTGAAAGCTGAAATCCTACAACCTGTATCGCTTCGAAGTTTACTCAGGATGACAATGGTTTTGTCATTTTTCGTCCTGCTTTATAATCAGATCAAATAAACCTCTATGTTCTCTGTGGCTTTGTGTGTGTAAAAACCTTTTTTGAGGAATAAAATATGCCCGGCAAAGTATATTTCGCTAATTTCCGGGAGACCTCCGAACGGAACATGTTCGACAAGATCGATCTCCTGCTGGAAAAGCTTCCCCTGTCCTCGACCTTCAAAAAAGACGATCTGGTGGCGGTCAAGGTGCATTTTGGCGAGCGGGGCAATACCGCCTTCATTCCCTCCTACTTCGTCCGCCGGGTGGTTGATAAGATCAAAGAGGCCGGAGGCAAGCCTTTTGTCACCGATGCCAACACCCTGTATGTCGGCTCCCGCTCCAATTCGGTGGACCATCTGGATACGGCCGCCATGCACGGCTTCACCCGCGACACCCTGGGCTGCCCGGTGCTGATAGCCGACGGCCTGCGGGGCGGCGCTTACGTGGAGGTCGAGGTGGACGGCAAGCACCTGAAAAAGGTAAAGCTGGCCCATGACCTGGTCAAGGCCGATTCCATCATCTGCGTTACCCACTTCAAGGGGCACGAGCTGGCCGGGTTCGGCGGTAGCATCAAGAACCTGGGGATGGGCGGCGGGGCCAGGGGCGGCAAGCTGGCCATGCACTCCGATGTCACCCCGATCATCAAGGCCGAAAAATGCATCGCCTGCGGCAAGTGCGCCACCAACTGCCCGGCCGAGGCCATCACAATAGACAAGTTCGCGGCCATAGATTCCAAGAAATGCATCGGCTGCGGCTCCTGCATCGTGGTCTGCCCCACTCACGCCGCCCGCAACGGCTGGGACAGCGGGGCCCAGAAGATGCAGGAAAAGATGGTGGAGCACCTGGCCGGGTTCGTGAAGCACAAAAAGGCCCGGATCGCCTATCTTAATTTCATCATGAACGTCTCCCCGGCCTGCGACTGCTACGGCCACGCCGACCACCCCATAGTGCCGGACATCGGCATCTGCGCCTCGCTGGATCCGGTGGCGGTGGATGCCGCCAGCAATGACCTGGTGATTGCCTCGGCCGGACATAAGGATTCGGTGCTTAAAACCTCCCATGCCCCAGGCAGCGACAAGTTCCGGGATATCTATCCCGAGGCAGACTGGAATATCCAATTGG carries:
- a CDS encoding CDP-alcohol phosphatidyltransferase family protein; amino-acid sequence: MNIPNILSLLRIALMPAVLLCLKEEKTLPLLILMLLAVATDYFDGFLARKLGKISSMGKILDPLADKICLDSMVFALSLWRGFPWWATGLIILRDVLILTGGLMMINKTKEIPVSNWPGKFAVTFLSAAIFLYVLNWQPWGLYLLYVSLLLILASGMLYLRTLRASHCERTSKNGK
- a CDS encoding DUF362 domain-containing protein, whose translation is MPGKVYFANFRETSERNMFDKIDLLLEKLPLSSTFKKDDLVAVKVHFGERGNTAFIPSYFVRRVVDKIKEAGGKPFVTDANTLYVGSRSNSVDHLDTAAMHGFTRDTLGCPVLIADGLRGGAYVEVEVDGKHLKKVKLAHDLVKADSIICVTHFKGHELAGFGGSIKNLGMGGGARGGKLAMHSDVTPIIKAEKCIACGKCATNCPAEAITIDKFAAIDSKKCIGCGSCIVVCPTHAARNGWDSGAQKMQEKMVEHLAGFVKHKKARIAYLNFIMNVSPACDCYGHADHPIVPDIGICASLDPVAVDAASNDLVIASAGHKDSVLKTSHAPGSDKFRDIYPEADWNIQLDYAEKMGLGQKKYELTAI